The following coding sequences are from one Enterococcus sp. 4G2_DIV0659 window:
- a CDS encoding ribose-phosphate diphosphokinase, with amino-acid sequence MTQKYQDKTLRIFSLNANRPLAEKIAKVVGTELGKSTVRQFSDGEIQINIEESIRGDHVFLVQSTNLPVNDNLMELLIMIDALKRASAKTINVVLPYYGYARQDRTAKPREPITAKLVANLLEEAGATRVLTLDLHTVQVQGFFDIPVDNLFTMPLFAHNYRQQELTGEEIVVVSPKNSGVQRARSLSEYLDATLAIIDQDEVDGVRSGYVIGEVKGKTCILVDDILNTGQTMATAAEILKENGAKCIYACASHGLLSKGAKAILDGSPIEQICVTDSVFISEDRQPKALNIVSCGELMGEAVKRIHENTPMSPLFRLEEK; translated from the coding sequence ATGACCCAAAAATACCAGGATAAAACATTACGAATCTTTAGTTTGAATGCTAATCGTCCTTTAGCAGAAAAAATTGCCAAAGTTGTCGGGACTGAGCTCGGAAAAAGTACAGTTCGCCAGTTTAGTGATGGAGAGATTCAGATCAATATTGAAGAGAGTATTCGTGGGGACCATGTTTTTCTTGTTCAATCGACCAACCTTCCAGTGAATGACAATTTAATGGAATTGTTGATCATGATTGATGCTTTAAAACGAGCAAGTGCTAAGACGATTAATGTGGTGTTGCCTTATTATGGGTATGCGAGACAAGATCGTACAGCAAAGCCAAGAGAACCAATTACTGCAAAATTAGTGGCCAATTTATTAGAAGAAGCAGGAGCTACTCGAGTTTTGACTCTGGATTTGCATACAGTTCAGGTTCAAGGATTTTTTGACATTCCAGTGGATAATTTGTTTACGATGCCGCTTTTTGCTCATAATTATCGACAACAAGAATTAACTGGAGAAGAGATTGTTGTTGTTTCACCTAAAAATAGTGGTGTTCAGCGCGCTAGAAGCTTGTCTGAATATTTAGATGCAACATTAGCCATTATTGATCAAGATGAAGTCGATGGTGTGCGTTCAGGCTATGTAATCGGTGAGGTCAAAGGGAAGACATGTATTTTGGTAGATGATATTTTAAATACGGGTCAAACAATGGCCACTGCTGCAGAAATATTAAAAGAAAATGGTGCAAAATGCATTTATGCTTGTGCTTCTCATGGATTGCTTTCAAAAGGAGCTAAAGCAATACTAGATGGATCACCAATCGAACAAATTTGTGTGACTGATTCCGTTTTTATCTCAGAAGATCGTCAACCAAAGGCGTTGAATATAGTTTCTTGTGGGGAATTAATGGGAGAAGCGGTAAAACGAATTCACGAGAACACACCGATGAGTCCACTATTTCGTTTGGAAGAGAAATAA
- the rarD gene encoding EamA family transporter RarD yields MKEQKKGILLGFIAYIFWGIIPIYWKLMPTVDPLDILCYRIIWSFLFMIVYILFTKKWSLFLIEVKAVVKDKKKLFAIICAAMLISINWFTFIYTVSQGHVTQASLGYYMNPLVNVLLATLILKEKLSRSGMIACGLALTGVLLLTVQTGEIPFAPLVMAITFSFYGLIKKGVTVSSYTGLTIETFVILPIALVYLLFFSRQGFMNYETSTNLLLMGAGVVTAIPLLLFAEAAKQISYIILGFIQYVGPTLMLISAIFLYHEPYSAEQFIAFGFIWVAIAVFTYGNIYTYRKEKQFIK; encoded by the coding sequence TTGAAAGAACAGAAAAAGGGGATTTTATTAGGTTTTATTGCTTATATTTTTTGGGGAATTATTCCAATTTATTGGAAATTAATGCCTACAGTTGATCCACTAGATATCTTGTGTTATCGAATTATCTGGTCGTTTTTATTTATGATCGTTTACATTTTATTTACGAAGAAATGGTCGTTATTTTTAATTGAAGTTAAAGCAGTTGTAAAAGATAAGAAAAAATTATTTGCTATTATTTGTGCTGCGATGCTCATTTCAATAAATTGGTTTACCTTTATTTATACGGTCAGCCAAGGGCATGTGACTCAGGCTAGTCTAGGCTATTATATGAATCCATTAGTAAATGTTTTGCTGGCAACTTTGATTTTAAAAGAAAAATTAAGTCGTTCAGGAATGATTGCTTGTGGACTGGCGTTGACCGGCGTTTTGTTATTAACGGTTCAGACTGGAGAAATTCCTTTTGCTCCGTTGGTAATGGCGATTACATTTAGTTTTTATGGATTAATCAAAAAAGGAGTAACTGTAAGCTCTTATACAGGTTTAACGATTGAGACATTTGTAATTCTGCCAATTGCATTAGTCTATCTGTTATTTTTCTCACGTCAAGGATTTATGAATTATGAAACGTCTACTAATTTATTGTTGATGGGAGCAGGTGTAGTTACAGCGATTCCTTTATTACTTTTTGCAGAGGCAGCAAAACAAATTTCCTATATCATCTTAGGATTTATTCAATATGTTGGTCCAACATTAATGCTGATATCGGCGATATTCTTGTACCATGAACCTTATTCGGCAGAGCAATTCATTGCATTTGGTTTTATCTGGGTAGCAATTGCTGTCTTTACTTATGGCAATATTTACACCTATCGTAAAGAAAAACAATTTATAAAATAA
- a CDS encoding cysteine desulfurase family protein, with translation MEPIYLDHAATTPIHPAVIEIMTDEMTHTFGNPSSIHTFGRQAHRKLEDIRQMIAASLYVKPHEIIFNSGGTEGDNTAIIEVALSRKDQGMHLITTAIEHPAVLETMNYLEGLGFEVTYLPVNEKGELAVSELEKALREDTILVSVMYGNNEVGNLLPIEEIGALLKTHPAIFHTDAVQAYGSERIVPHEIGIDLLSISAHKINGPKGVGFLFKNDSISLPPLLHGGEQEEKRRAGTENLAGIVGMGKAIMLLTDEEKQQRHGKYADFERIILSQLEDAQVDYQINGSPDNKLTHILNLWIPGVSSDLLLMHLDLQGVAISTGSACTAGTVEPSHVLEAMYGKDHQAIKESVRISFGLGNDETQIQQFVSILIETIKKIKQ, from the coding sequence GTGGAACCCATTTATTTAGATCACGCAGCAACAACACCGATTCATCCAGCTGTTATAGAAATAATGACAGATGAAATGACCCATACTTTTGGAAATCCATCGAGTATTCATACGTTTGGTAGGCAAGCCCATCGTAAGTTAGAAGATATTAGACAAATGATTGCTGCCAGTTTGTACGTGAAACCGCATGAAATTATCTTTAATAGTGGTGGTACAGAAGGGGACAACACTGCGATTATTGAAGTGGCTCTTTCTAGAAAAGATCAAGGGATGCATCTGATTACAACGGCGATTGAACATCCCGCTGTTTTAGAAACGATGAACTATCTGGAAGGTTTAGGATTTGAAGTGACTTATTTACCGGTTAATGAAAAAGGTGAACTTGCAGTATCTGAACTTGAAAAAGCTTTAAGAGAGGATACGATCTTAGTTTCCGTGATGTATGGTAATAATGAAGTTGGCAATTTATTGCCGATCGAGGAAATTGGCGCTTTATTAAAAACACATCCTGCGATTTTTCATACGGATGCCGTTCAAGCCTATGGTTCTGAACGAATAGTACCTCACGAAATCGGCATTGATTTGTTAAGCATTTCTGCACATAAAATAAACGGGCCAAAAGGTGTTGGCTTTTTATTTAAAAATGATTCGATTTCACTTCCACCACTACTACATGGTGGAGAGCAAGAAGAAAAACGTCGAGCTGGTACGGAAAATTTAGCTGGTATTGTTGGCATGGGTAAGGCTATTATGCTTTTGACAGATGAAGAAAAACAACAGCGACATGGTAAATACGCTGACTTTGAGCGGATTATCCTCTCTCAATTAGAGGATGCTCAAGTGGATTACCAAATCAATGGGAGCCCTGATAATAAATTAACCCATATTTTAAATTTGTGGATTCCTGGGGTATCAAGCGACTTATTATTGATGCATCTGGATCTTCAAGGTGTGGCGATTTCAACAGGTTCTGCTTGTACTGCCGGAACTGTTGAGCCGTCTCATGTTTTAGAGGCAATGTATGGCAAGGATCATCAAGCAATCAAGGAATCTGTACGAATCAGCTTTGGTTTAGGCAATGACGAAACACAAATTCAGCAGTTTGTGTCAATATTGATTGAAACAATCAAAAAAATCAAACAGTAA
- a CDS encoding DUF1831 domain-containing protein codes for MAFKEKATVEGCPIVYKVNEQAKKYTLKDNGFTETNSGNFQLIRPLDGTPQSKEGFKLKITIAEDLKTLKMSVTTANGLKAMNIFKNDAHAMSQEKFYFLMDGMISRGVFEKA; via the coding sequence ATGGCATTTAAAGAAAAAGCAACAGTAGAAGGTTGTCCAATCGTTTATAAAGTAAATGAGCAAGCCAAGAAATACACATTGAAGGACAATGGATTCACTGAAACCAATTCAGGGAACTTCCAATTGATTCGTCCGTTGGATGGCACTCCTCAAAGCAAAGAAGGATTTAAACTAAAAATAACAATCGCTGAAGATTTAAAAACACTGAAAATGTCGGTAACAACTGCGAATGGGTTGAAAGCAATGAATATTTTCAAAAACGATGCGCATGCAATGAGCCAAGAGAAGTTTTACTTCTTAATGGATGGCATGATCAGCCGTGGTGTGTTTGAGAAAGCTTAA
- a CDS encoding LytTR family DNA-binding domain-containing protein codes for MLSVFIYEKNQTQKRQIESWIKNYIVIEEFNMEILLTTNNPNTLLEYKNKHSEKMGLYFIDINLTDEFNGIHLAAKIRELDSFGKIVFITAHKEFALQVFQHQIEALDFILKDNPKNVQKRIHRCLTLAEKRCQDERIKGTKILNIKQGTKITPILHENILFFETSVKPHKLILTHDKGIVEFSGSLNKIERLNENFFRCHRSYLVNKQHIIHLDKKNRELLLSDGNRLDVSVRKTQLLEMEQNSSIIETKK; via the coding sequence ATGTTATCAGTATTTATATATGAAAAAAATCAAACTCAAAAAAGACAAATTGAGTCTTGGATAAAAAATTACATTGTAATCGAAGAATTTAATATGGAGATACTCTTAACAACAAACAATCCAAACACCTTATTAGAATATAAAAACAAACATTCAGAAAAAATGGGGCTGTACTTTATAGATATTAATTTAACAGATGAATTCAATGGTATTCATTTAGCAGCGAAAATTCGAGAACTAGATAGTTTTGGTAAAATTGTTTTTATCACCGCACATAAAGAATTTGCCTTACAAGTTTTTCAACATCAAATTGAAGCTTTAGACTTTATTTTGAAAGACAATCCAAAAAACGTCCAAAAAAGAATTCATCGATGTTTGACACTTGCAGAAAAAAGATGTCAAGATGAACGGATAAAAGGGACAAAAATATTGAACATCAAACAAGGAACTAAAATAACTCCAATTTTACATGAAAATATTCTATTCTTTGAAACATCCGTTAAACCTCATAAATTAATTTTGACTCACGACAAAGGAATAGTAGAATTTAGTGGTTCTTTGAACAAAATAGAGCGACTCAATGAAAACTTTTTTCGTTGCCATCGATCATATCTTGTCAATAAACAACATATCATTCACTTAGATAAAAAAAACAGAGAACTCTTACTTTCTGACGGTAATAGACTCGACGTTTCCGTTAGAAAAACGCAACTATTAGAGATGGAGCAAAATAGCTCTATTATCGAAACAAAAAAATAA